In the genome of Phocoena sinus isolate mPhoSin1 chromosome 15, mPhoSin1.pri, whole genome shotgun sequence, the window caggaaaaggtgagggagggagccatGTGGGATTCTGGAGGACGAGTATTCCAGGGAGAAAAAGCagtaagtgcaaaggtcctgaggcaagCATGAGCCCGCTGTGTTCAAGAAGCCTGGTGTggatggaggagagagaatgagggGGTAGAGTGGTACAAGGTGAGTTCagagagaaaatgagggagagggcAGACTGTGTGGGAAGctggatattatttttaatattaacatgGTGTTCAGGGTTCTGTTTTTGGTCTCAccaatttttttctatctttattggaatataatggacaatataacattgtgtaagtttaaggtgtacaatctGATGATTTGATCACGTATATGTTGTGACATGCTTACCAAGAtaaggttaattaacacatctttCATCCTACGTAATtcccattttgttgttgttttatggtGAGAACGTTCAagctctactctcttagcagctttcaaggATGCAATACACTGGTGTTGACCCCAATCCCCATGTTGTAACCTTCACACACGTTCTccatcacacactcacacacccaaaCTCCCAGAGGCCCACATACACCCTCAGACCTGCACCCACATTGACCTATGGACACTTAAGCACACACACTCCCACATGCACACGTACATCCTTTGCCTGGACACACGTACTCCAACACACTCACCCACATTCTGACACGCACTCATGCACACAAGCACGCACACCCAATCGCAAACACGCACGTGCACTCACGTGTGCTCATTTCTACTCACATCTACACGCTCACCAGCAACAGCCTACCCACACACGTCTCCACTCACACGCAGCGCTGATCCCCCTCACGCCCGCCTGACGCTCCCGTACACATCTCCCTGCTGACCGCTCACACTGTCTCTCACAGGCATCCTGCACAGATGCAAACACACCAGCGGCCTCGTTCTCATCCCCTCGCCAccatctcccccaacccctcatTTTTCGCTCATTGGGATTCATCCATCATGGGGTCAAGACAGACGTTTGAAAATCATCCTGCTGTTACATTATTTCAGGGaaagctgggggcgggggaagtTTATTAAATTTGGAAGGGTTTCTTCTCTGGGgaaactctgaaaaagaaaggaaaaaaagaagcctcGACTGATGATGGAAAGCCGAGCTCAGAGCGGGGGATTACGGGGATCAGACTAGATCATCTCAGCGCTTTCATTAACCCCagagtttattttttccctctccttcttgACAAGTTCACGGGAGACTGACAGCCACAGCCGACGGCTGCCAACCCGGCCTCTCGAAGCAGAGTCCCTGGTGAAGCCCCCTAGGGGCTGTGGCTGGGGGAGACCTGGGTTCTTGTCAGCTCTGCCCGTGTAGCGGTTGAACTGTGTTCCTCCGCATTTCTGTCCACccggaacctcagaatgtgatccaATTTAGAAATAGAGTCTTTACGGATGTGATTATTTAAGGGTCTCGAGATAAACTCACCCTGgagccacgtgaagacagaggcagagcttggagggatgcagctacaagccaaggaatgctggggCCCCCAGAAgctgaagaggcaagaaggaTCCTCCCcgagagccttcagagggagcacagcccctGCCGACACTTTGATTTCATATTCTGGCCTCTAGAaccgtgagagaataaatttctttgttttacgCCACCAAGTCTCTGACTTGTTCCAGCAGCCGAAGGACACTGTATAGACTTTAATTGATCTCATGGCTTGATCAGGTCCCTCGCTCTGCTGGTCCTCAATtagctcatctgtaaagtgggatgcCCTTGAACTCGATCTGTTCAACAAACGTGCGTTGGGCATCTCTTATGTGCCCAGCATTGGATATATTGCAGGAAGCCAAATAGACAGGAACCCCTGCCCCCATGAAGCTGACATcccagagggtgggaggaaggtaaCATACGTGATAATAAGTAAAATACTGTGTATGTCAGGACGTGCAAAATCCTCTGGGAAAACATAAAGTGAGGAAGGGGAGCAGAAGTGCTTGTAGAGGGTGGGGGTCTGTATTGTCAAGAAAGGCCTTAccggggcttccccagtggcacagtggttgagagtccacctgccgatgcaggggacgcgggttcgtgccccggttcgggaagatcccacatgccatggagtggctgttcctgtgagccatggccgctgagcctgcgcgtccggaggctgtgctctcaataggagaggccacaacagtgagaggctcgcataccacaaaaaaacaaaaaaagaaaggcctTACTGATAAACTGTGTTCCAGATGGAAGGCATagtaaatgcaaaggccctggggcaggagcaaGCCCTCTGTGCTCAAGAAACAGTAGTGAGGGTAGAACAgagtgaaagaaagggaaagtggCTAAATGCTTTCTAAGTCCCCTTCCAGGGCTAGGTTTCTAGAAGCCTTTGTTTCCATCTGGCTGATACAGCCAAACCTGGAATGTGTATGTCATGGGAAATTCACACAAATTACAGGGAATTTGTAAGTTTGGCTTCTCTCAGGGAGGTAGGACTGGCGAGAGTGCACAGGGCTCTTTCTTGTATCCCGCACAAAACTTGATTCCAACACCTGGGCAGTAATAAGGGAGGAGGGCAGAAGGTCAGCCTAAAAGGTGACCTCTATGGCTGGACCAGACCTCAGGCTGGATCATGCAGTGAAAGGGGATCCTCTATTGCTCTTTGTCCCCAATGGTAATTctcctctctggcttctttcccttccgAGTCACATTTAAGGATGGAAAGTACTTAATTCTCCTGGACCCCAGAGCACACTGAGAATCCCTTGTATAAAGACAAGGATGCTGGCTTTGGCCTCAAGCGGGCCTGGGGCCAAATCCCCAACCAGGATGGCTGTGGTTCAGCGTTCAGCTCCCCTACTTGCTGGGTACATGACCCTgggtatttaacctctctgtacctcagtttccttttctgctaATGGGGTAGTGACGGTTGCAGCCTCCTGtccagggttgttgtgaggcttaACTAGGGCTCCGTGTTATTAACCTGAATTACTATTCCtgcctttgttgttgttgagccCTCTCTAGTGGTCATCCTCTGGCAGCGAGGGAGTGTGAGGAAGGACAACCAGAGCGCATGAGACATGCTCCCAGCTGTCAGGCCCTTTGTATCAGACATGCGGCATCACAGAGAGATGGCCATCTGCTCCTGACTCTAGGGATgtagggtgggggagggcaggcatTGGGGCAGTCCAGGAGCAGCATTGGGGGAGGTCACTCTCCCAAGGTGCGAGTCTGATCTGATgggttatttaaatatttttacatcaaGAAAGTATTAGTTAATGACCTATGCTAAGGAGCTCATCAACAACATGTGGACAAACTTCTCTGTTGAAGATTATATTCAGTTTGAAGATGCCGACTTGccagcacttgaaaaaaaaaaaaaagaagccgaAAGAATGGGTGCCAAAGATTACAGTACCTGAGCCTTTTCAAAGGATGATTAGAgagcagaagagaagagaacatgAAATCTAAATCAGATATTGAAATGGCACGCAAACTGctcaaaaaacaagaagaatCAGAGTGTAAGAAAAACTTCCGAGCCAACCCAGTTCCTGCGTTCGTCTTTCTCCCCCTTTATCATGATAtagtcaagcaaaatgaagaacGGAGGAGGTGTACGAAGGAGGAAAACGAAGAAGCTCTTTTGGCCTCGCAAAAGCCGTTTAAGTTTATCGCAAGGGAGGAACAGAAGCAAATTCGGGAAAAGCAGCTGAAAGACTTTTTTaagtctaaaaagaaaacaaaccgaTTTAAAGCCAGACCTATACCTCAGTCTACTTATGGTTCAACTATCAATGGCAAGTTAACGGAAGAAGAGCTCTGTAGAAACATTAGGACGCAGCAGAGAACCCAAGACTTTTTACAGATTTCATCCCCTCTGCCTTGTAGTCCAGCTCGCAGAAGTTATGCTACAAGGAAGCCCCAGTATCCTGAACAGGCTGAAACATCCAAGTGTAAACACAACGTTAGGTGCCAGGCTGCTGATTCTGAAGACCTTCCTGAGAGATATCAGAAACATCACTCAGAACAGAAGTGTCCAAAACCCCTGACAGTCTGTGAACCATCTGACCTTCATGCAGCCTCACGTGCATCcactgaaagagagaaaatcttGGCAGATGTTGAAGCagatgaagaaaatttaaaagaaacacgTTGGCCTTATCTGTCTCCAAGGTGCAGGTCACCCATAAGAAGTACAATTGCAAAGTCTGTGCCTTGTAGCTTCGACCCTCCCATGCCCACGGTGTCCTCCAGGGGAAGAGAACAAGCCACAAGAAAGAGTGAAAAGGAAAGGATGAGAGACTACCGACGAGAactagaagaaagagaagaaaaatgaaaaaacaggccGCTGCCATTTGAAAGAGTTGCTCAGAAAAATGCAAGAATGACAGCAGAAAAGCATTATTCTAACACCTTAAAAGCACTAGGAATATCTGATGAGTTTGTTTCAGAGAAAGGCcaaagtggaaaaatatttgagTACTTCAGCAATCAAAAGGTGAAAGGTTTCACTGAAGATAAAGAAAGCtttaatgaagaagaaaagatagaagagagagagaatggggaagaAAATTACCTTACTGATACCAACAGCCAAGATTCTTACAAGGAAACAGGTGAAGCTGATGAAGAGAGTGGAGAAGAGAATTGTGTTGACGAATAAAACTGAATCAGTAGCAGGGTCTCCTCTCTGTGCCCCTGCTGTTGTTGGCAGCATCGGGGGTCAGGAGCTGCACTTGTGGTGTTAAGGACATCTATGGGAATCCGTCCGATATGTGCAGGTCTCTTGAGCAAAGTCCTCATGTAGCCTGAAAAGGTCGAATCCAGCTGATGGGTGATTTGGTCAGTTGGAGTCAGGCTTTTgtctattcagtttttaaaatcactaCCTATGGTCTGTTTGCAActttgatctatttttttttttttttttttttttgcggtacgcgggcctctcactactgtggcctctcccgttgcggagcacaggctccggacgcacaggctcagcggccatggcttacgggcccagccgctccgcggcatgtgggatcttcccggaccggggcctgaacccgcgtcctctgcatcagcaggcggactctcaaccactgctccaccagagaagcccccttacttctatttttaaaaagtgtttgagAATCACAGCTGTCACAAACTGATTaggtataaaaatatacattatttcatcaTTTTGGGTGGAAAAAATCGCTTAGCATTGAGAGCAGAGGGGAGTATTGGCCTTTGGTGAATTGTTTGAAAAAAACGTTCTGGAAAGCATGaatcaatacatattttaaaattataaaaaaaaaaaaggaatgtattagCACAGTGGTTGTTCAAGAAAGATTGACTGAGCACCTTGTGAGTGCCAGGCCCCGATCTAAGTGCTGGAGACAAAGCAGCGAACAAGACGCAGTCCCTGTGTGGCACGTACAGCCTAGCTCGGAGAGGAGAcgtggaaaaataaatgaatacacagaCAATGAAATACACCATCTAATAGCAGGTAGAgaagtgctatgaaaaaaagatgaaacaattTAAGAGATAGAAGAATGAGATGGGGAAGAGGCAGGCGTTCTACGCAGGACAGGGAAAGCATCGCTGGGGAATGACATCCATTCCCCatttatgacatttatttatccaaataAAGCAAGCCAGCCTTGGAGCCGGTTAAGGAAAGGGCTCTCCGGGCGGTGGAACCAGCAGCTGTAAAGGCCTGGAGGCAGGGCGATCCCTGTCCCG includes:
- the LOC116740882 gene encoding LOW QUALITY PROTEIN: protein FAM161A-like (The sequence of the model RefSeq protein was modified relative to this genomic sequence to represent the inferred CDS: inserted 2 bases in 1 codon; deleted 1 base in 1 codon) — protein: MTYAKELINNMWTNFSVEDYIQFEDADLPALEKKKKKPKEWVPKITVPEPFQRMIREQKXEENMKSKSDIEMARKLLKKQEESECKKNFRANPVPAFVFLPLYHDIVKQNEERRRCTKEENEEALLASQKPFKFIAREEQKQIREKQLKDFFKSKKKTNRFKARPIPQSTYGSTINGKLTEEELCRNIRTQQRTQDFLQISSPLPCSPARRSYATRKPQYPEQAETSKCKHNVRCQAADSEDLPERYQKHHSEQKCPKPLTVCEPSDLHAASRASTEREKILADVEADEENLKETRWPYLSPRCRSPIRSTIAKSVPCSFDPPMPTVSSRGREQATRKSEKERMRDYRRELEEREEK